The Natranaerovirga pectinivora DNA segment CAATTTGATACATATTTTTTCAATCATAATTTTTTATTCTGGGAAAGTACTTTCCTATTTTTAGAACAAAGTGACTTCGTCACTCTAAAAAACATTTGCCAACTCTTATCTAAGTCACCTTTGTTCTTGCGCATCAAGCTTTTAATCAATTTCCTATACAGTAAGAAATGCTTCAACCTAGCAGGCTGAAGCATAGAATGTCACAATTATTCAGCAACTTCTTTTTTTTCTTCTTTAGTATCAGTTGTTTGTACACCTTGATTTGCTTCGATAACTGCATCAGCCATTTTTGCAACAATTAATTTTACTGCTCTAATAGCATCATCATTACCTGGAATTACATAATCTATTTCTTCAGGATCACAGTTAGTATCTACTATACCAACTAATGGGATTCCTAAGTTATGAGCTTCTTGAATAGCAATTCTTTCTTTTCTTGGATCAACTATGAAAATAATATCAGGTATTTTTTTCATATCTTTAATACCACCAAGATTTCTTTCAAGTTTATCCATTTCATGTTTTAATTGAATTACTTCTTTTTTTGGTAATAATTTGAATGTACCATCTTGTTCCATAGCTTCTAACTCTTTTAATCTTCTAATTCTACTTTTGATTGTATTAAAGTTAGTTAACATACCACCTAACCATCTTTGGTTAACATAGTACATGCCACAACGTTCAGCTTCAGATTTCATTGAGTCTTGAGCTTGTTTTTTTGTACCTACAAATAATACAGTACCACCAGCTGCTACAGCATCTTTAATTGCTTTGTATGCATCGTCTACTTTGTGTACAGTTTTTTGTAAGTCAATGATGTAAATACCATTTCTCTCAGTATAAATATACTCAGCCATTTTAGGATTCCATCTTCTTGTTTGGTGTCCAAAATGTACACCTGCTTCTAGTAATTGTTTCATTGATATAACGCTCATTTTTCTACCTCCATGGTTTTAATCTTCCGCATAATTCATCCCTTTAGAATACCTGTCGGCACCTTTCTAAAGATCCATATGCGTGTTTTTTCACGATGGTAAGTATACCATACTCTC contains these protein-coding regions:
- the rpsB gene encoding 30S ribosomal protein S2 — its product is MSVISMKQLLEAGVHFGHQTRRWNPKMAEYIYTERNGIYIIDLQKTVHKVDDAYKAIKDAVAAGGTVLFVGTKKQAQDSMKSEAERCGMYYVNQRWLGGMLTNFNTIKSRIRRLKELEAMEQDGTFKLLPKKEVIQLKHEMDKLERNLGGIKDMKKIPDIIFIVDPRKERIAIQEAHNLGIPLVGIVDTNCDPEEIDYVIPGNDDAIRAVKLIVAKMADAVIEANQGVQTTDTKEEKKEVAE